The Deinococcus arcticus DNA segment CAGGCCACCGTGACCCTCAGCGGACCCAGCGGACCTGTGGTCAAGGGGCTGCTGGTGCCCCCGGACGGCGCGACCCTGAACCGCATCCGGCGCGCGGGCGTGCCGCTGCAGGTCACGCCGGCCGGCAGTGGGCTGGGCTGGGTGGCGCAGGTGCTGCCTCTGGTGCTCACCGCCCTGATTCTGGTGGTGCTGTGGCGCTCCATGCGGGCAGGAAACAGCGGCGGCGGCGCGGCCACCTTCGGGCGGTCGAAGGCGTCGGTAATCGGGGAGGGGCAGATCAAGCTGACGTTCGCAGACGTGGCCGGCTGCGACGAGGCCAAGGCGGACCTGCAGGAAGTCGTGGACTTCCTGCGCCAGCCCGAGCGCTACCACCAGCTCGGCGCCCGCATTCCCCACGGCGTCCTCCTCGTGGGGCCCCCCGGCTCCGGCAAAACCCTTCTCGCCAAAGCCGTCGCCGGCGAGGCCCGGGTTCCCTATTTCTCCATCTCCGGCTCCGACTTCGTCGAGATGTTCGTCGGCGTCGGC contains these protein-coding regions:
- a CDS encoding AAA family ATPase translates to MRRAACLLILLLSPALAAGPTTPATSNEPYTTNRFFADLQSGQVSRVVLSSAGQATVTLSGPSGPVVKGLLVPPDGATLNRIRRAGVPLQVTPAGSGLGWVAQVLPLVLTALILVVLWRSMRAGNSGGGAATFGRSKASVIGEGQIKLTFADVAGCDEAKADLQEVVDFLRQPERYHQLGARIPHGVLLVGPPGSGKTLLAKAVAGEARVPYFSISGSDFVEMFVGVG